Proteins from one Macrobrachium rosenbergii isolate ZJJX-2024 chromosome 14, ASM4041242v1, whole genome shotgun sequence genomic window:
- the LOC136845814 gene encoding patched domain-containing protein 3-like: MCTTSASSSSAKDQDSGSIETDETINDVAESPEKTSHIHHAIVDLEAKEERKNNDRDDGKESKEKERSCLSKVSSFITKALEEKFESHGRRVATYPRMTAALCLVVSALCGLGTMTFFTELRPYRLWIPQNSEFIKVMNWQAENFPSSYRQQMAVWEADNVLTARVIQEMWRLHTRVMDITVGSNSTSWDDVCARVPSIPIGNLGDPEEEVDYDDFDYGSLALRRRRSANEKDTDLSLVLPRDQYCRTLDNLPKMCLETSLLEIWGLDEERIMNLTDEQVVEDVNTVQISGVFGFQVNFTKYLGSVSFDETGRVISAKAATHIWVSRVDEFAVENGNFIVDQGSGEAVDTASMVWEKKWVDTVLDDPSRPKDLTVYAHAASSFGEISDKNIWGDVKWLMVGICIMISFVNMTLGRRNLVQQRPLLAFMGIASIGQGVAIAYGLCSILGIPYNPVNSILPILLIGLGVDDMFVIMAAWETASKHKAAVTDLVERAGKTMRHAGVAITVTSLTDVTAFAVGASTDLPALRSFCIYASIGIFAVYALQATFFLAWVVRDEQRISENRNGFLWCVVHRDWKPWACSKRDLMADAFRWFCRFILATPVRVVVLIFTGALMAVSVWTTLNLHQEFNPMWFIPQDSYLYKSFEATKQHFPESGEKGYIYFANISLPDDLVPLNKLVNDLTSSGVVTDVNAWFTALDSYLSQIPEIDKTTIDYSLLQDKLSIFLQSSTGASYRNDFSVDGQLECLYPAPPVSSFRISITHKPAPTPREQVKALDTIKTLVAGVPVQGYRAAWAQAYSVWETNEVVGTELWRNMLLAAIVVGIVTLILLASFWGAFLVLMCVASTVVGVGGTMWLWGLTVDTVSCIALVLAIGLSVDYAAHIAHAFLAARTTTNKKERARLAVEGVGPAVLQGGVSTLLAFVLLAWSSSHVFITFFKVFTAASIIGLYYGLIFLPVVLSFIGPAAYEKDFEKSDDTASDEEPEKASESRQSKTYSNSAFSADVV; the protein is encoded by the exons GTCTTGCCTGAGTAAAGTGAGttcttttattacaaaagcaCTGGAAGAAAAGTTTGAATCCCACGGACGCCGTGTGGCTACTTATCCACGTATGACTGCTGCCTTGTGCCTGGTTGTGTCCGCTCTCTGCGGCTTGGGAACTATGACTTTTTTCACTGAGCTTCGGCCCTACCGTCTCTGGATACCTCAAAACTCAGAATTTATCAAG GTCATGAACTGGCAAGCTGAAAATTTTCCTAGCTCCTACCGTCAACAAATGGCAGTGTGGGAGGCAGACAATGTCCTTACGGCTCGAGTGATACAAGAAATGTGGAGGCTTCACACAAGGGTTATGGACATCACCGTGGGTTCCAACAGCACTTCATGGGATGATGTATGTGCAAGAGTCCCTTCTATTCCCATAGGCAACCTAGGAGATCCAGAAGAGGAGGTTGACTATGATGATTTCGATTATGGAAGCCTTGCTCTCAGACGCCGCAGAAGTGCTAACGAGAAGGACACTGATCTTAGCTTGGTACTTCCAAGAGACCAGTATTGTCGAACCTTAGACAACTTGCCTAAAATGTGCCTTGAGACAAGTCTTTTAGAAATATGGGGTCTAGATGAAGAAAGAATCATGAACCTGACTGATGAGCAAGTGGTGGAAGATGTCAATACAGTACAGATAAGTGGCGTGTTTGGCTTCCAGGTTAACTTTACTAAATACCTTGGATCTGTTTCGTTTGATGAGACTGGACGAGTTATTTCAGCAAAGGCTGCTACCCATATCTGGGTATCTCGTGTTGATGAATTTGCCGTAGAGAATGGCAATTTTATTGTTGATCAAGGCTCTGGCGAGGCTGTTGATACGGCAAGCATGGTGTGGGAAAAGAAATGGGTAGACACTGTGTTAGATGATCCCTCAAGACCAAAAGATCTGACAGTTTACGCCCATGCTGCTAGTAGCTTTGGAGAAATTAGTGACAAAAATATCTGGGGTGACGTTAAATGGTTAATGGTTGGAATCTGCATCATGATATCTTTTGTGAATATGACTCTAGGTCGTAGAAATCTTGTTCAGCAACGTCCATTGCTAGCTTTCATGGGAATAGCAAGCATTGGGCAAGGTGTTGCTATTGCTTATGGGCTGTGTTCTATATTGGGCATTCCCTACAATCCAGTTAATTCTATTTTACCTATTCTCCTTATTGGCCTTGGCGTTGATGATATGTTTGTTATTATGGCTGCTTGGGAAACTGCAAGCAAACACAAGGCAGCAGTTACGGATCTTGTAGAACGTGCCGGAAAAACAATGCGCCATGCAGGTGTAGCTATAACAGTCACTTCCTTGACTGACGTTACTGCTTTTGCAGTTGGGGCTTCTACTGATCTTCCCGCTTTACGTTCTTTTTGCATTTACGCTTCTATTGGTATTTTTGCTGTGTATGCCCTACAGGCTACATTCTTCTTGGCATGGGTAGTAAGAGATGAACAAAGAATAAGCGAAAATCGGAATGGATTCCTCTGGTGTGTTGTACACCGGGACTGGAAACCATGGGCATGTAGCAAGAGGGATTTGATGGCAGATGCCTTCAGATGGTTTTGTAGATTCATTCTCGCTACTCCTGTTCGTGTAGTGGTTTTGATTTTTACAGGGGCACTCATGGCGGTCTCTGTCTGGACAACATTAAATCTTCATCAGGAATTTAATCCTATGTGGTTTATTCCACAAGACTCCTATTTGTATAAGTCTTTTGAAGCCACGAAGCAACATTTTCCAGAAAGTGGTGAGAAGGGATACATATACTTTGCTAATATTTCCTTACCTGATGACTTAGTTCCCCTTAACAAACTTGTTAACGACCTGACTTCTAGTGGAGTGGTAACAGATGTTAATGCCTGGTTCACTGCACTTGACAGTTACCTGTCTCAAATCCCAGAAATTGACAAAACGACAATTGATTATTCACTGCTTCAAGACAAACTTTCAATTTTCCTCCAGTCATCTACAGGAGCCTCGTATCGAAATGACTTTTCTGTTGATGGTCAACTTGAATGCCTCTATCCAGCTCCTCCTGTGTCATCCTTTAGAATTTCGATCACTCACAAGCCTGCCCCTACACCACGAGAGCAAGTTAAGGCATTGGATACAATCAAGACTCTGGTAGCTGGCGTACCAGTTCAGGGGTACAGAGCTGCTTGGGCACAGGCTTACAGTGTCTGGGAAACGAATGAAGTTGTCGGCACTGAGTTGTGGAGGAATATGCTCTTGGCAGCAATTGTAGTGGGTATCGTAACTCTCATTCTGTTGGCCTCGTTTTGGGGCGCCTTTCTCGTCTTAATGTGCGTTGCGTCTACAGTTGTTGGCGTTGGTGGTACCATGTGGCTCTGGGGACTGACAGTCGATACAGTTTCCTGTATCGCCCTCGTTCTAGCAATCGGTTTAAGTGTCGATTATGCAGCTCACATAGCGCACGCATTCTTGGCTGCTCGCACAACAACCAATAAGAAAGAGCGTGCTCGTCTCGCAGTCGAAGGGGTCGGCCCAGCTGTACTGCAAGGTGGTGTGTCTACTTTACTAGCCTTTGTTCTGCTAGCGTGGTCCTCTTCACATGTATTCATTACTTTCTTTAAAGTATTCACAGCAGCTTCGATCATTGGTCTTTACTATGGGCTCATATTTCTCCCCGTTGTGCTTTCTTTCATTGGTCCAGCTGCTTATGAAAAAGATTTCGAAAAATCCGATGATACGGCATCAGACGAGGAACCTGAAAAGGCTTCAGAATCACGACAATCCAAAACTTATAGTAATTCGGCATTTTCTGCCGACGTGGTATAA